The Arthrobacter oryzae DNA window CACGACGCCGATGAGGCTCAGCATCACGCCAAGCCAGCGGTCGAGGAGCCGCCTATAGGACATAATTGACCGCCAATCCCAGTGCGGCGGAGCACAGTGCCACCACCACGGTGAGCTGCAGGAGGGTCTTTGCGGTGAAAGTGGTGCGGAGGAGGGCCAGCATTTTCACATCAATCATCGGCCCGAACACCAGGAACGCCACGATGGAGCCCGGCATGAACGTTGCCCCGAACGACAGGATGAAGAACGCGTCAACGTTGGAGCACACTGCCACGACGAAGGCCAGGACCATCAAGGCCGCAACGGACCAGACCGGACTGCTTCCCACCGAAACCAGGACGTCCCGCGGGACCCCTACCTGGATGAGCCCCGCGATACCTGCGCCGATGAACAGGGCGGGCATCATGGCGCCCGTCTCCCGCACGAACAGCTGGACGCTGCGTCCAACTTTTCCTGTGGCCTGCCCGGCGTGGTCCTCCATGGAACACTCCTCCTGGAACCGCGGCGTCAACAGCGCCTCGGGGCGCGGATGGCGGCTGTAGATCCATCCGATCAGGTTGGCGATGAGGAAACCGCCGGCAATGCGGGAAACGAGGATGCCGTTGTCCCAGCCGAATGCCTGCTGGGTGGTGATGATCGTGACCGGATTCAGGATCGGCGCAGCAAACAGGAACGTCATGGACTCGGACACGGTCAGCCCCCGCACGATCAGCCCGCGGGCCAGCGGGACGTTCCCGCATTCGCACACCGGGAGCAGCATCCCCAGCAGGGACAGGACGGGCCGCCTGAGCGCCGGACTCTTCGGGAGCCGTCGGACCAGGAAACCCTCCGGCAGCCAGATCTGCACTCCGATCGAGAGCACGATGCCGAGGAAAACGAACGGGAGGGATTCGATCACCACGCTGATCGACAGGGAAACAAAGTCACGCGCAGCATCCGCCAGCCAGGTTGCCTGGCCCGTCGCTGGAGACAGGATCCGGAGGGCCAGCAGTACACCGATCACCGCTAATCCGACCATCAGCCCCATGGCAGGGCGGCGCGCTCTTCCGGGCATCGGATGAGTGTGGGCGTCGTGGGGCGCCTGGACGCGTTTTGCTGTCGCTGGCACCGGCACGGGCACTCCCCCACTAAATCGGCATCCGCCTGACCCCTGCACCGGTGCGAGCGTAGGAAGGACCGCCCGGCCCGGTGCGATGTGCCCAAGTCTAGGCAGCACACCCCGGAGGCTCCTGAGTGGCTTCTACCTGAGTTTTCACCAGTGACCACTCGTATCAAGGGGCATCATACGTATCAGAATTAGCCCACGAAACGCCGACGCTCTCTCACTTCCTGCCGGAAAAGCGCCGACGCTCTCTCACGGGTGAGAGAGCGTCGGCGGAAAACCCTTAGGAAGTGAGAGAGCGTCGGCGGAAAACCCTCAGGAAGTGAGAGAGCGTCCGGGGAGGGCTACTTTTCGACCAGGGTGAGGACGTCGTAGGTGGCTACGATTTCGTCGTTCTGGTTGGTGAGGACGGCGTCCCAGGCCACCTCGCCATATTCGTCGGTCTCGCGCGGGGTGATCTTCTTGGCGGTCAGGGTCACGCGGATGGAGTCGCCTGCGGCCACCGGGGTGATGAAGCGCAGGTTCTCCAGGCCGTAATTCGCCAGCACGGGGCCCGGAGCCGGCTCCACGAACAGCCCGGCGCCCCAGGCCAGCAGCAGGTAGCCGTGCGCCACAATGCCCGGGAAGAACGGATTGGCCTCCGCAGCCTCCTGGTTGGTGTGGGCGTAGAACGTGTCGCCCGTGGAGTTGGCGAACTTGGTGATCTCCTCCAGGCTCACTTCGCGCAGCCCGGAGCGGACCGCATCGCCGATGTGCAGCGTGCTCAGGTGCTTCCGGAACGGGTGCTGGCCCTCGGTGTCAAGGGTGAAGTTGCGGTCCGCGCCGGTGTGCCACACACCCGTGACGGCGGTGAGCATGTTGGGCGAACCCTGGATGGCGGTGCGCTGCATGTGGTGCATCACCGAGCGGATGCCGCCCAGCTCTTCGCCGCCGCCGGCACGTCCCGGCCCGCCGTGGACCAGGTGCGGGACAGGCGAGCCATGGCCTGTCGACGAACGGGCGTCCTCGCGGTTGAGCATCAGGACGCGGCCGTGGTGCGCCGCGATCCCGGTGACCAGTTCGCGGGCAACCTCGGGGTCGTTGGTGCACACCGAAGCCACCAGCGAGCCGCCACCACGGGCGGCGAGGCGCACGGCGTCGGCCAGGTCGGTGTAGCCGATCACCGAGGACACCGGGCCGAAGGCCTCCAGCGAGTGGACTTCCTCGGCTTCGGCGTCTGCCCAGCTGAGCAGCACGGGCGACATAAAGGCACCGCCTTCGACGACGGCAACTCCCCCGTCCGCCTTGGTGACCTTCGGCGAGTCCAGCGTGCCGTACGCAAGCTCGCCGCCGGCGTCGAGCATGGACTGCACAGCGGCGCGGACGTCGGCCAACTGCTCCAGGGAGGCCAACGCACCCATGGTGACGCCTTCGGCGCGGGGATCACCCAGCACCACGCGTTCCTCGATGCGGGCACCCACGGCGGCAACGACGTCGGACACCAGCTCGCGGGGCACGATGGTGCGGCGGATGGACGTGCACTTCTGGCCGGCCTTGACCGTCATTTCGGTGACCACGGATTTGATGAATGCGTCGAACTCCGGGGTGCCCTTGACCGCGTCCGGGCCCAGGATGGCGGCGTTGAGCGAGTCCGTTTCGGACGTGAAGCGGATGCCGCCCTCCACCACGTTCGGGTGGTTCTTCAACGAGTTGGCCGTGGAGGCGGACCCGGTGAACGACACAAGGTCGCGGTAGTCGAGGTGGTCCAGGATGGTGCGGGCTGATCCGGAGATGAGCTGCAGGGAACCCTTGGGCAGGATGTTGGATTCGATCATGGCCTTGACCACGGCCGCTGCCACGTAGCCGGTGGGGGTGGCCGGCTTGACGATGGTGGGAACACCGGCAATGAACGCCGGCGCAAACTTCTCCAGCATGCCCCAGACCGGGAAGTTGAAGGCGTTGATCTGCACTGCGACGCCCGGAATGCGGGTGTAGATGTGCTCGCCGGCGAAGGATCCGTCCCGGGACAGCACCTCCATAGGGCCGTCCACCACAACCTGCGAGTTGGGCAGCTCGCGCCGGCCCTTGGAACCGAACGTGAAGAGCACGCCGATGCCGCCGTCGATGTCCACCATGGAGTCGACCTTGGTGGCGCCGGTCTGCGCGGACAGCTCATAGAAGTGCTCGCGGCGGGCGTTGAGGTACTGGGCCAGTTCCTTGAGCTTGAGGGCGCGCTGGTGGAAGGTCAGCGTGCCGAGTTCCTTCTGGCCGGTGGTACGGCCGTAATCCACGACGTCGGCAAGGTCCAGTCCCTCGGTGCTCACCTTCGCCAGGAGTTCTCCTGTGCTGGCGTCCAGGACCGGAACAGCGGAAGCCGCGGCTCCGGCGTCGGGCGTCCACCAGGCGTCCCGGACGAAACTGGGAACGGTCTCCACAGTGTCCAGCGAGGATTTCGGAGCAGTTGCAGTGGTGGTCATCGTTGACGGGTCCTTCCAGCGCGGGGCAAGATCATCACGGCCAGTGCATTACTGACCGTCCGTTCGGTAATATGTCTACAGTACATGAATGTGCCGCGCTGCACACTAGCCTTGCTGCACAGTAGGAAGACCGACAACGAAAGCGAAGTGGCCATGCAGCCCGAAACCGGCAGCGTCGAACTGTGGAAGATCACGCTCGGCGAACTCGACGAGAAGATGGGCGTGAAGATCGTCGAGGAATCCGTGGAGCGTGTTGTCGCCACCATGCCGGTGGAGGGCAACCGGCAGTCCTTCGGGCTGCTTCACGGCGGAGCCTCACTTGCTGTGGGCGAGGCGGTAGGCTCCTGGGCCGCCGTGATCCACGCCAGCACCATGGGCAAGACCGCCGTGGGCGTGGATGTGTCCGCCACCCACCACAAATCGGCACGCGACGGCCAGATCACCATCACGGCCACGCCCATCCACCTGGGCGGAACGCTGACCACGCACGAGGTCCTGCTCACCAACGAGGCCGGCCAGCGACTGTGCACGCTCCGGATCACCAACCTGTTGATGGACCGGAAATGACGGACAAAAAAACTTCATGACTTTGCATCCAAAGAGGGCATCCCGCAGGTAGTAAAGGCGTAAGCACAAACACAGCCCGTCCCCCGGGCGTCCCTCTGAGGAGTTTGAAATGCGCAAAACAACCTACGCCGCCGGAGCACTGTCGCTCGCGGCCGCACTGACCTTCGCAGCCCCCGCCCAGGCCGGTGGCTGGCACCACCACGACGACGACCCCGCCAAGCTCAGTGTGCTGCACGGCGTCCCCGGCCTGACGGTGGACGTGTGGGTGGATGGCAACCTCACCCTGGATGACTTCACTCCCGGAACCCTGGCCGGCCCGCTGGAGCTCGCCGCCGGGGACTACGACATCGCCATCACCGCCTCGGACGCCACCAGCGCCGACAACCCGGTGATCGGGCCGGTGACCGTTGAGCTCGACAGCGGCGGAGACTACACCGCCGTGGCCCACCTCGACGCCGAGGGGGCCGCCACGGCCACACTCTTCGCCAACGACACGAAGGCTCCGCGCAACGACAAGAAGGGCAAGCTGACGGTGAGGCACGTAGCCGCAGCGCCCGCCGTCGACGTTCTGGCCGGCGGTTCCGCCGTGATCGAGGGACTCAGCAACCCGGAGGAGGCAACCCTGAAGCTCAAGGCCGGAACCATTTCGGCGTCCGTTGCCGCAGCCGGGACCACCGACCCGGTGATCGGGCCGGCCGACATCACGGTCGAGGGCGGCAAGAACACGATCGTGTACGCCTGGGGCAGCCTGGCTGACGGCAACCTGGCCGTGGCGGTCCAGGTTGTTGACTCCGAGGAGCGGTGGCACGGCCGCCGCTGACACACGCCATCACTGATAACCAACACCGGCGGGGCCGCCTGGCGCGGCCCCGCCGCTGTGCCTGTCACCGCTGGTGTGATCTACAGCGCTCCGCCCGCCGCTTCCGGCGTCCCGGAGTCGCCGCCGCCGCCATGCCCTCCGCCGTGACCGTGGTGGCCGCCGTGCCCGCCGCCGCCCCCGGCGTCTCCCACCCGCTCGCGGGCAAGGAACATCTCGACGTCGAAAAGGTTGTCCGCCCGGCGTGCAACGTTCAGGAGTGTGGACATGGATGCGACTTCTTCCACCTGTTCCTTGAGGAACCAGAGCATGAACTGTTCCCCGAGGGGATCGTTTTCCGCCCGGGCCGCGGCGAAGAGTTCCTTGATGCGGTCGGTGACTTCAATTTCCTGCGCCAGGGCCAGGACCAGGGGTTCCTCCGCCGAGGTGAAATCGTTCCGGACCGGGTCGATGCCGGGAATCGAAATCCTGATGCCCCGGTCCAGGATGTACCGGACCATCATCATCGCGTGGTTCCGCTCCTCCAGCGACTGCCGGTAGAAGTGCTTGGCCAGCCGGGGCAGGTCCTGTCCGTCGAACCAGGCCGCGATGGCGATGTACTGCTGGGACGCTGCGAACTCATTGCCGACCTGTTTGATGAGCAGGTCGTTGAAAGTTGTGGTGCTCATGGGGCTCTCCTCGAATCGGGGGTCAAGGCTGAGGACCTGCGGCACGGAGGCTCTGCGTGGCCCGGGTTTGCCGGAGGGCCTTCATTGAGCTTGCTCCGGCGTGGAGGAGCTGGTCAAGACCCCGCAGGTCCGCTTCTATGGCGGACCGGCGTCGGGGACGGCATAATGTGGTTCCACAGGTCTCACTGCCGCTCGAAGGAGCCATCGATGACCCTTGCCGGCCCGCACGATTGGGACGCTGCTCTCGATCATGCGTTCGCGTCCGGCCAGGAAACGGCCCTCGCCGAGGCCTACCGGCGGCTGAGCCCGCTGGTGTTCACGCTGGCGCTGAGGTCACTGGGGGAACGGGCAGCGGCCGACGACGTCACCCAGGAAGTCTTTATCCGCGCCTGGAAGTCTCGCACCAGCTACCGGCCGGAAGCCGCCCGCCTGCCGGCCTGGCTTGTGGGGATCACCCGCAACGCCATTTCCGATGCGCTCTCGGCCCGGATGCGCCGGCAGGAGCTGGAACACGCTGCCGGGCAGTTCGTGGGTGATGAGCGCGTCGCCGGACCGCCGGCAGCTGACGTGGAAGCCGTGGCAGACCGCATAACCTTGGAGGAAGAGCTGGACCGGTTGGGCGATCCACAGAAGGCGATTATGAAGCTGGCGTTCTACGAGGACCTCACGCACGACCAGATCTCCTCGCGCCTGCAACTGCCCCTCGGCACCGTCAAGAGCCACATCCGTCGCAGCCTCTCCCGGATGCGGACCCGTCTGGAGGTGGGCCATGAAGCATCTTGACGATGAGCAGCTGAGCCTGCTGGCCCTTGGCGAACCCGCCGTGAGCCCGGCCGAGGCCGACCATCTGGCGTTCTGCAGTGAGTGCTCCGGAACCCTTTCCGCCCTGGAACGCACCGTCCGCGCCGCCACCGTGGATCCGGCCGAAGTGGAACTGGCCACGCCCGGACCGCATAACTGGGCCGCTATCCACCAGGCATTGGGGCTCTCCCCCGGGCAGGCTCAGGACCCGCTGAGCAGGGCACCCTCCCTGACGAGTCCAACCGCAGGAAGTCCAACCGCGGGAAGTCCGGCGGCGGGAAGTCCGGCGGCGGCGCCGGTCATCTCAGCGCCACCCACCTCAGCTCCGGTCACCTCGGCGCCGGTTACCGCGCCGACGCCGCTTAGGCCCCGCGCCGCAGGTGCGAGGGCAGGTTCCGGTGCCCGGCGCTGGGTGGCGATGGCGGCAGCCGCCGGAATCGTCGTTGGCGCGGCCGCCGTGTGGGCCGGCTACAACGTCCTCGGGCGAGGCCCGGAAGCCGTGCCTTCGCCCACGCCGACGGCTCCCCAGCCCGTGGTCATTGCCCAGGCACCGCTGCAGCCCCTGGCGTCGTATACGGCAAACGGGAAGGCGCTGGTGGAGGAGCTTCCCGACGGGACGCGCCAGCTGGTGGTCCAGCTCCCGGACAGCCAAATCAACGGCTTCCGTGAGGTCTGGGTCATCTCGCCGGACCTCTCCAAACTCGTCAGCCTCGGAGTGCTGGACGGCGAGCCCGGTGTCTTTGCCATCCCTGAAGGACTGGACCTCGCGGAGTACCCCATTGTGGACGTGTCCAACGAGCCGTTCGACGGCAACCCCGCACACTCGTCGGACAGCATTGCGCGCGGCGAGCTGGCAACGGAAAACTGATCCGCAGCCTGCCCCGGTACACCGGTTTTCGACTGCCGTGAAGTGCCAACCGGCCCGGAAGTGGACGGGCCCGGACTGCTAGGTTTGCTGTGCCGAGCGACGAACCACCGCCCGCATTCACCGGCAAGACCGGAAGGGACCAACCATGCTCTCAGACACCTCTTCTCCAGTCATCAAGGCAACGCTGCCTGTAGTTGGCGAGCACATCGAGGAGATCGCCAAACGGTTCTACAAACACATGTTCGAGGCGCGGCCGGACCTCCTGGACGGCCTCTTCAACCGGGGCAACCAGGCGGACGGGCGGCAGCAGCAGGCGTTGGCGGGGTCCATCGCGGCGTTTGCCGGGTTCCTCGTGGACAAGCCTGACCAGTTGCCGGACCATCTGCTCTCCCGCGTCGCGCACAAGCACGTGTCGCTGGGCCTGGCCCCGGATCAGTACCAGATTGTGCATGACCACCTGATGTGGTCCATCGTGGACGTGCTCGGGGATGCCGTGACTCCCGAGGTGGCCGCCGCCTGGGACGAGGTCTACTGGCTCATGGCCAACATGCTTATCAACAAGGAACGCGGACTCTACAACGCCGTGCACCTCTCACCCGAGACGATCTGGCGGACGTGGCGGGTTGTCCGGCGGATCCAGGAAACCGACGACGTGCTCACGTTCATCGTGGAACGCACCGACGAGCGCGACGTCAAGCCGTCCCTTCCCGGGCAGTACGTCACCATCAAGATGCTGATGCACGACGGCGTGCACCAGCCCCGGCAGTACAGCCTCACCAAGGCCGACGACGGCCACCACCGGCAGTTCGCGGTGAAGCGCGTCCACGGACTCCCCACGCCCGACGGCGAGATGTCCAACCTGCTCCACAACGAGATCCACGAAGGCGACGAGGTGGTGCTTTCGGCACCCTTCGGCGACGTGGTCCTGGAATACACGGACAGGCCGGTTGTCCTGGCCAGCGCGGGCATCGGCATCACGCCCATGGCCGGCATGCTGTCCCATCTGGTGAAGGCCGGTTCCCAGCGCCAGGTCATGCTCCTCCACGCGGATGACACCCCGGCGTCGTTCCCGCTCCGGGCCCAGGTCACCGAGGACCTCGCGCAGCTGGCGGACGGGTCACTGAACACGTGGTTCCTCGAACCGGAGGGCTCACCCGCTGGCTCCGGCGCAGCCGGGACAGGGTCAGCCGGGACGGGGTCAGCCGGGACGGACAGCGCACCGGCGTTCAAGGGCTTCATGGACGTCAACGCGGTGGATCTGCCGGACGACGCCGAATACTACCTCTGCGGTCCGCTGCCCTTCCTGAAGTCGGTCCGGAGCGCGCTGGTGGCACGGGGCGTACCGGCCAAGGACATCCAGTACGAAGTGTTCGGCCCGGACCTCTGGCTGGCCGACTTCCAATAGCCCGGAGTTTTTGTCCACTTATCGCGACTTAAGACCGCTGTTGGTCGCGATAAGTGGACAAAAACTCGCACCCGGCGGCGGGCGGCGGTCAGCGGCGGGAACGCCGCCTTGCCAGGAGCAGCGCGGCGCCGCCGAGCAGCAGCACACCGGCCCCGGCGCCGGCGGCGGTGAGCAGGCCGTCGGCGCCGGTGGCCGGCAGCTGGCCCGGGACGGCGGCCGGGATGACTGCGGCCGGAACAATCACCGGAGCCGGATCCACCACGAAGGTCAGGTTCACCGGTGCCGATGCGGCGCCGTCGACCGCCTGGCTGACCGCCACCGTATGGTTTCCGGCCGCGAGCCCGGCCGGCAGCGGCATGCTCCAGGTGCCGTCCGCAGCGGCGAGCACTGTTGCGGCGCCGTCCACCGTGACCGTCACCGCCCCGCCCTTCAGGGCAGTGCCGGTGATCTGCCGTGGTGCCGCGTCGTGGGCGAAATGCTGGCCGTTGTGGATGTTGGTCACCGCGGGCGACGGCGGCACTACCGTGAAGGTCCGGCTCGCCGCCGGGCTGTCAGCGATGCCTGCTGCGGTCTGTACTGCCCTGACGGTGAAAGAGCCGAACCTCGCGGGCCCGGTCACAGGCACTGCCCAGGCGCCGTCGAGCCCCACCACGGCCTGGCCGGTGGCATCGCCCGAGAGTTCCACCGTGGCGCCGGGTGTTCCGGTCCCTTCGATGCGTTCGAGTGCCGTCAGGACGTCGCCCTCATCAGGAGCGGCAATGACGGGTGCGGGCAGCTCGGACGGCAGCACAGTGACCTCGAAAGAGCTGGCCCCGGAGTGGCTGAAACCGTTGACCGTTTCGGCGATAAACCGCAACCGGCCGGCCGGAGAGGGAGCAGTGAACTGCCATCGTCCGGAGGCGTCCAACGGCACGTCCGCGGGCGGCTGCCCGGGTACCGTAATGCGGACCTTCGACCCCGCGGCCACAGCGGAGGCCGGAGCCGCAGGGACCTGCCCGGTGATGGTCTGGCCGACCGCAACTCCGCCGCCGCTGGCCGGCCCCGTGAGGGTGGGTTTGTTGAGGAACAGCTGAAGCTGGACGCCCGGTAGCCGGGTCATGGCGTCCTCCAGGGTGGTGGCCACGGCAAAGTTGGCCGCCGAACCGGGGGCGTCTCCCGCCGAGTGCGTGCCGACGGCGAAGTTTCCGCTGATCCAGGGTCCGCCGGAGTCGCCGCCGCTGGACTGGACGGAGTTGGAGAGGAAGCCGCGGAAGGCCCGGAGGTCGGAGGGGTCGGCGGTGATGCCTCCCACTACATAAATGCCTACTTCGTCCACTGTGCCGCAGGACCAGCCGGCGGTGCGGCCGGAGCGGCAGACGGCCTGCCCCGGCGACGGCGACGCCGTTCCGATGATCTTCACGGCCGTGGATCCGGGGTCCGAGGGCGCATCCCAGCGGGTGGTGGCTGGCTGGACCTCGAGTCCTGCCCGGATGCCCTCGATGACGGCGATGTCCGTCCCGATGTTCCCCGGGTACTCTTCGTCGCCGGTGATCCAGGAGTTGCCCGGGCCGCCGAACTGGCTGAAGCCGAGGGTGCCCAGCAGCTTGTTCGCCGGGGATTCCGGCCGCTCCACGTTTGCCGTGGTGACCGTGCCGTCTTCGGTGCAGTGGCCTGCGGTGAGGACCAGGGGTTCGCCTTCCGGGCTGTAGGCGCCATAACCGGCGGAGCACACAATGCCGTTGTTGAGGACGTAGCCCTGCCCGCCGAAGAAGTCTTCCTCCGGGGCAAGCGGTTCGCCCTGCTCGAGACGGACGTTCGAGTAGCGCGCCACGAACTCGGACGGCGACGGC harbors:
- a CDS encoding permease, translated to MPGRARRPAMGLMVGLAVIGVLLALRILSPATGQATWLADAARDFVSLSISVVIESLPFVFLGIVLSIGVQIWLPEGFLVRRLPKSPALRRPVLSLLGMLLPVCECGNVPLARGLIVRGLTVSESMTFLFAAPILNPVTIITTQQAFGWDNGILVSRIAGGFLIANLIGWIYSRHPRPEALLTPRFQEECSMEDHAGQATGKVGRSVQLFVRETGAMMPALFIGAGIAGLIQVGVPRDVLVSVGSSPVWSVAALMVLAFVVAVCSNVDAFFILSFGATFMPGSIVAFLVFGPMIDVKMLALLRTTFTAKTLLQLTVVVALCSAALGLAVNYVL
- the paaZ gene encoding phenylacetic acid degradation bifunctional protein PaaZ, with protein sequence MTTTATAPKSSLDTVETVPSFVRDAWWTPDAGAAASAVPVLDASTGELLAKVSTEGLDLADVVDYGRTTGQKELGTLTFHQRALKLKELAQYLNARREHFYELSAQTGATKVDSMVDIDGGIGVLFTFGSKGRRELPNSQVVVDGPMEVLSRDGSFAGEHIYTRIPGVAVQINAFNFPVWGMLEKFAPAFIAGVPTIVKPATPTGYVAAAVVKAMIESNILPKGSLQLISGSARTILDHLDYRDLVSFTGSASTANSLKNHPNVVEGGIRFTSETDSLNAAILGPDAVKGTPEFDAFIKSVVTEMTVKAGQKCTSIRRTIVPRELVSDVVAAVGARIEERVVLGDPRAEGVTMGALASLEQLADVRAAVQSMLDAGGELAYGTLDSPKVTKADGGVAVVEGGAFMSPVLLSWADAEAEEVHSLEAFGPVSSVIGYTDLADAVRLAARGGGSLVASVCTNDPEVARELVTGIAAHHGRVLMLNREDARSSTGHGSPVPHLVHGGPGRAGGGEELGGIRSVMHHMQRTAIQGSPNMLTAVTGVWHTGADRNFTLDTEGQHPFRKHLSTLHIGDAVRSGLREVSLEEITKFANSTGDTFYAHTNQEAAEANPFFPGIVAHGYLLLAWGAGLFVEPAPGPVLANYGLENLRFITPVAAGDSIRVTLTAKKITPRETDEYGEVAWDAVLTNQNDEIVATYDVLTLVEK
- a CDS encoding PaaI family thioesterase, yielding MQPETGSVELWKITLGELDEKMGVKIVEESVERVVATMPVEGNRQSFGLLHGGASLAVGEAVGSWAAVIHASTMGKTAVGVDVSATHHKSARDGQITITATPIHLGGTLTTHEVLLTNEAGQRLCTLRITNLLMDRK
- a CDS encoding DUF4397 domain-containing protein, with product MRKTTYAAGALSLAAALTFAAPAQAGGWHHHDDDPAKLSVLHGVPGLTVDVWVDGNLTLDDFTPGTLAGPLELAAGDYDIAITASDATSADNPVIGPVTVELDSGGDYTAVAHLDAEGAATATLFANDTKAPRNDKKGKLTVRHVAAAPAVDVLAGGSAVIEGLSNPEEATLKLKAGTISASVAAAGTTDPVIGPADITVEGGKNTIVYAWGSLADGNLAVAVQVVDSEERWHGRR
- a CDS encoding ferritin, whose amino-acid sequence is MSTTTFNDLLIKQVGNEFAASQQYIAIAAWFDGQDLPRLAKHFYRQSLEERNHAMMMVRYILDRGIRISIPGIDPVRNDFTSAEEPLVLALAQEIEVTDRIKELFAAARAENDPLGEQFMLWFLKEQVEEVASMSTLLNVARRADNLFDVEMFLARERVGDAGGGGGHGGHHGHGGGHGGGGDSGTPEAAGGAL
- a CDS encoding RNA polymerase sigma factor — encoded protein: MTLAGPHDWDAALDHAFASGQETALAEAYRRLSPLVFTLALRSLGERAAADDVTQEVFIRAWKSRTSYRPEAARLPAWLVGITRNAISDALSARMRRQELEHAAGQFVGDERVAGPPAADVEAVADRITLEEELDRLGDPQKAIMKLAFYEDLTHDQISSRLQLPLGTVKSHIRRSLSRMRTRLEVGHEAS
- a CDS encoding anti-sigma factor is translated as MKHLDDEQLSLLALGEPAVSPAEADHLAFCSECSGTLSALERTVRAATVDPAEVELATPGPHNWAAIHQALGLSPGQAQDPLSRAPSLTSPTAGSPTAGSPAAGSPAAAPVISAPPTSAPVTSAPVTAPTPLRPRAAGARAGSGARRWVAMAAAAGIVVGAAAVWAGYNVLGRGPEAVPSPTPTAPQPVVIAQAPLQPLASYTANGKALVEELPDGTRQLVVQLPDSQINGFREVWVISPDLSKLVSLGVLDGEPGVFAIPEGLDLAEYPIVDVSNEPFDGNPAHSSDSIARGELATEN
- a CDS encoding globin domain-containing protein — translated: MLSDTSSPVIKATLPVVGEHIEEIAKRFYKHMFEARPDLLDGLFNRGNQADGRQQQALAGSIAAFAGFLVDKPDQLPDHLLSRVAHKHVSLGLAPDQYQIVHDHLMWSIVDVLGDAVTPEVAAAWDEVYWLMANMLINKERGLYNAVHLSPETIWRTWRVVRRIQETDDVLTFIVERTDERDVKPSLPGQYVTIKMLMHDGVHQPRQYSLTKADDGHHRQFAVKRVHGLPTPDGEMSNLLHNEIHEGDEVVLSAPFGDVVLEYTDRPVVLASAGIGITPMAGMLSHLVKAGSQRQVMLLHADDTPASFPLRAQVTEDLAQLADGSLNTWFLEPEGSPAGSGAAGTGSAGTGSAGTDSAPAFKGFMDVNAVDLPDDAEYYLCGPLPFLKSVRSALVARGVPAKDIQYEVFGPDLWLADFQ
- a CDS encoding trypsin-like serine protease, with protein sequence MTHHSGRNPFHRALGLAATAAMAFGATFLAVPAVAESGSPAAPAAGDSAPSAPAAPAAPAPPSAPAVSDAGLTEAVLRDLGMTLEEFNAAGDQGKRAADAVASLRALPGYVGISLADGRIVVEGGGPELAARVAELNAAGPGDFVLVAAGTASAGRVPSAPPSPASPSSTAAPAEPAAPAEPAVPVAADRVAASTDQLFNDYVSEVGAGGLQAVTYANGSFVVRTGGTNHPEAGGTPATQAGGTPAASPPSPSEFVARYSNVRLEQGEPLAPEEDFFGGQGYVLNNGIVCSAGYGAYSPEGEPLVLTAGHCTEDGTVTTANVERPESPANKLLGTLGFSQFGGPGNSWITGDEEYPGNIGTDIAVIEGIRAGLEVQPATTRWDAPSDPGSTAVKIIGTASPSPGQAVCRSGRTAGWSCGTVDEVGIYVVGGITADPSDLRAFRGFLSNSVQSSGGDSGGPWISGNFAVGTHSAGDAPGSAANFAVATTLEDAMTRLPGVQLQLFLNKPTLTGPASGGGVAVGQTITGQVPAAPASAVAAGSKVRITVPGQPPADVPLDASGRWQFTAPSPAGRLRFIAETVNGFSHSGASSFEVTVLPSELPAPVIAAPDEGDVLTALERIEGTGTPGATVELSGDATGQAVVGLDGAWAVPVTGPARFGSFTVRAVQTAAGIADSPAASRTFTVVPPSPAVTNIHNGQHFAHDAAPRQITGTALKGGAVTVTVDGAATVLAAADGTWSMPLPAGLAAGNHTVAVSQAVDGAASAPVNLTFVVDPAPVIVPAAVIPAAVPGQLPATGADGLLTAAGAGAGVLLLGGAALLLARRRSRR